The following are from one region of the Amycolatopsis sp. QT-25 genome:
- a CDS encoding Ig-like domain-containing protein: protein MRVWGATGRSRVVVVALVAGFTLAGCSSTPSGESPSSGGTPGDSQQSGAPAPAPKAAVVTLTPAQGAANVAPGEPVTVAVADGKVGEVELTGADGKVVAGKPKEDGSGWESAEPLGYGKTYTVTAAATGTDGKPVTSTSTFSTAKPSRQIGVSINLVEGETVGVGLPLIFTFTANVPDKAAAEKALKIVTEPQAEGAFHWFGEKTVMWRPKEYFKAGTKISVNAAIYGKNLGNNTFGREDKPAKVVVGDKLVAMADGGTHQMKVVVNDQEVRQMPISMGKPSSSTPAGTYTVMSEHTGYTMDSSTYGVPTDSKAGYRTFVKYAVRMSNSGIFYHSAPWSVGSQGKRNVSHGCINLSTENAQWLMETSKKGDIITVTNSGPQVLEPADGWSVWQMSWDDWKTGGDRN from the coding sequence ATGAGGGTCTGGGGAGCGACGGGGCGGTCGCGGGTGGTCGTGGTGGCTTTGGTGGCGGGGTTCACACTGGCGGGTTGCAGTAGTACACCGTCGGGTGAATCGCCGTCTTCGGGCGGTACTCCCGGTGATTCGCAGCAGAGTGGAGCGCCCGCGCCGGCGCCGAAGGCCGCCGTGGTGACGTTGACCCCGGCGCAGGGCGCGGCGAACGTGGCCCCCGGTGAGCCGGTCACGGTGGCCGTCGCCGACGGCAAGGTGGGCGAGGTCGAACTGACCGGCGCCGATGGCAAGGTCGTCGCGGGCAAGCCGAAGGAAGACGGTTCGGGCTGGGAGTCGGCGGAGCCGCTCGGCTACGGCAAGACCTACACCGTCACTGCGGCCGCGACCGGGACCGACGGCAAGCCGGTCACCTCGACCTCGACGTTCTCCACGGCCAAGCCGAGCCGTCAGATCGGTGTCTCGATCAACCTGGTCGAAGGGGAGACGGTCGGCGTCGGGTTGCCGTTGATCTTCACCTTCACCGCCAACGTGCCGGACAAGGCGGCGGCCGAGAAGGCGCTGAAGATCGTCACCGAGCCCCAGGCCGAAGGCGCGTTCCACTGGTTCGGTGAGAAGACCGTGATGTGGCGGCCCAAGGAGTACTTCAAGGCGGGCACGAAGATCTCGGTCAACGCGGCGATCTACGGCAAGAACCTCGGCAACAACACGTTCGGCCGTGAGGACAAGCCGGCCAAGGTGGTCGTCGGCGACAAGCTGGTCGCGATGGCCGACGGTGGTACTCACCAGATGAAGGTCGTGGTGAACGACCAAGAGGTCAGGCAGATGCCGATCTCGATGGGCAAGCCGTCGAGCAGCACCCCGGCCGGGACCTACACGGTGATGAGCGAGCACACCGGCTACACGATGGACTCGAGCACCTACGGCGTCCCGACGGACAGCAAGGCCGGCTACCGGACGTTCGTGAAGTACGCGGTGCGGATGTCGAACAGCGGCATCTTCTACCACTCGGCGCCGTGGTCGGTCGGTTCGCAGGGCAAGCGGAACGTGAGCCACGGCTGCATCAACCTGTCGACCGAGAACGCGCAGTGGCTGATGGAAACCTCGAAGAAGGGTGACATCATCACCGTCACCAACTCGGGCCCGCAGGTGCTGGAACCGGCCGACGGCTGGTCGGTGTGGCAGATGTCCTGGGACGACTGGAAGACCGGCGGCGACCGGAACTGA
- a CDS encoding arabinofuranosyltransferase → MATVLGFVVLAWQRRWISDDGLIVLRTVRQILAGNGPVFNVGERVEANTSTLWTAVLVLVGWVPGVSLEWIAVIVGLLFSAGGLLLALDGARRLAGPAASTVVFPAGALVVLALPPFRDFATSGLETGLISLWLGGTWWLLVRRGTEQPFGPLWSTAVVIGLGPLVRPDLALFSVVAMTGLLVLTWRGWRPTLLLLGAAAVLPVLYQVFRMGYYGLITPNTALVKEASEALWDSGWAYFGDFTDPYLLWIPVAACLLGGVALVWRKSVNRRVVVLVAVPLVGAVLLAAYVVRVGGDFMHGRMLLPATFCLLLPVMAIRVTKLTFVPVVAVAVWAVVAGGWLRTPYAGLEEPIDEQEVIADERAAYVAASGTEHPILAGDFRLFVEMTDDARKQLAAQQDPAIHVHAQSRGWVAYPSANGRDVLTYFNIGGPGMLLPLDVWVHDPIGLANPVAAHSTTIPGRRIGHSKFAGSNWEVAGLGAEPTEAAAARGQYKQDNLDAIRRTLSCPHTQEMLDSVRAPLTFERFWENLIHSVGRSRLRYDRNPENAQTCG, encoded by the coding sequence GTGGCCACTGTCCTGGGGTTCGTGGTCCTTGCGTGGCAGCGGCGCTGGATCAGTGATGACGGGCTGATCGTGTTGCGGACGGTCCGGCAGATCCTGGCGGGTAACGGTCCGGTTTTCAACGTGGGCGAGCGGGTCGAGGCCAACACCAGCACGCTGTGGACGGCGGTGCTCGTGCTGGTCGGCTGGGTGCCGGGCGTCAGCCTCGAGTGGATCGCGGTGATCGTCGGACTGTTGTTCTCGGCGGGTGGCTTGCTGCTGGCCCTCGACGGTGCCCGGCGGCTGGCCGGACCTGCCGCGTCCACTGTCGTGTTTCCGGCGGGTGCGCTCGTAGTCCTGGCGTTGCCGCCTTTTCGCGATTTCGCGACCTCGGGCCTGGAGACCGGGCTGATCAGCCTGTGGCTCGGCGGGACCTGGTGGCTTCTGGTGCGCCGCGGTACCGAGCAGCCGTTCGGCCCGCTGTGGTCGACCGCGGTGGTCATCGGGCTGGGTCCGCTCGTCCGCCCGGACCTCGCTTTGTTCAGTGTGGTCGCCATGACCGGATTGCTGGTGCTCACTTGGCGGGGCTGGCGGCCCACACTGCTTCTGCTGGGTGCCGCAGCCGTGCTTCCAGTGCTGTATCAGGTGTTCCGGATGGGCTACTACGGCTTGATCACCCCGAACACGGCGCTGGTCAAGGAAGCTTCCGAGGCACTGTGGGACAGCGGATGGGCGTATTTCGGCGATTTCACCGATCCGTACCTGTTGTGGATCCCGGTCGCCGCGTGCCTGCTCGGCGGTGTGGCCTTGGTGTGGCGGAAGTCCGTGAACCGGCGGGTGGTGGTGCTGGTGGCCGTCCCGCTGGTGGGTGCCGTCCTGCTGGCGGCGTACGTCGTCCGGGTCGGCGGGGACTTCATGCACGGGAGGATGTTGCTTCCCGCGACGTTCTGCCTGTTGCTTCCGGTGATGGCGATCAGGGTCACCAAGCTGACCTTCGTGCCCGTTGTCGCGGTCGCCGTCTGGGCCGTGGTCGCCGGTGGCTGGCTACGAACCCCGTACGCCGGGCTCGAGGAACCGATCGACGAGCAAGAGGTGATCGCCGACGAGCGAGCCGCCTATGTCGCGGCCAGCGGGACCGAGCACCCGATCCTGGCGGGGGACTTCCGGTTGTTCGTGGAGATGACCGACGACGCTCGTAAGCAGCTGGCCGCGCAGCAGGATCCGGCAATCCACGTGCATGCGCAGTCGAGGGGCTGGGTCGCCTATCCCTCGGCGAACGGCCGTGACGTGCTCACCTACTTCAACATCGGCGGCCCCGGCATGCTGTTGCCGCTCGACGTGTGGGTGCACGACCCGATCGGGCTCGCCAACCCGGTCGCGGCCCACAGCACGACCATTCCGGGGCGGCGGATCGGGCACAGCAAATTCGCCGGTTCGAACTGGGAGGTCGCCGGCCTCGGCGCGGAGCCGACGGAGGCCGCGGCGGCACGGGGCCAGTACAAGCAGGACAACCTCGACGCGATCCGGAGAACCCTGAGCTGCCCGCATACCCAGGAGATGCTCGACTCCGTCCGCGCGCCGCTGACCTTCGAACGATTCTGGGAGAACCTGATCCACTCCGTCGGCCGAAGCCGCCTGCGCTACGACCGGAACCCCGAGAACGCACAAACCTGCGGCTGA